The following coding sequences lie in one Streptococcus suis genomic window:
- the yaaA gene encoding S4 domain-containing protein YaaA, which yields MEFKLFDDYITLQALLKTTGILHSGGAIKGFLEENTILFNGEDEKRRGKKIRVGDVITLPDHNTSITIVAPSAEEIKQHQEDQAEKERVAAIVKKLNQENKKNKKQVKTPKKATKNTERKPVRFPGM from the coding sequence ATGGAATTTAAATTATTTGATGACTACATCACATTACAAGCATTGTTAAAAACGACTGGTATTCTCCATTCAGGAGGTGCCATTAAAGGTTTCTTAGAAGAAAATACCATTCTTTTCAATGGAGAGGATGAAAAAAGACGCGGTAAAAAAATCCGTGTCGGAGATGTTATCACACTCCCAGACCACAACACCAGCATCACAATCGTCGCTCCTAGTGCAGAGGAAATCAAACAGCACCAAGAGGATCAAGCTGAAAAAGAACGTGTGGCTGCAATCGTTAAAAAGTTAAATCAAGAAAATAAAAAGAATAAGAAACAGGTAAAAACTCCTAAAAAAGCAACTAAAAATACTGAAAGAAAACCTGTTCGTTTCCCTGGTATGTAG
- a CDS encoding DNA replication and repair protein RecF, whose translation MWLERLELQHFRNYNQLDIEFHKGLNVFLGENAQGKTNILESIYVLALTRSHRTRTDKDLLQFQEKELSISGLLHRTSGKVPLDIHLTDKGRVTKVNHLKQAKLSNYIGHMNVVLFAPEDLQLIKGAPALRRKFIDVELGQIKPLYLSDLSNYNHVLKQRNTYLKSTDKIDENFLSVLDQQLAEYGSRVIQHRIDFLKKLEEFGNRKVQEISGNREELTIEYKTSIELTDDVNLIDKFLTELERYRKRDLFKKNTGVGPHRDDVAFFINGMNAHYGSQGQHRSLVLSLKLAEIELMKEVTREYPILLLDDVMSELDNNRQIKLLETITDTIQTFITTTSLDHLHKLPDNLKIFHIESGKVTESE comes from the coding sequence ATGTGGCTAGAACGATTAGAGTTACAACATTTTCGCAATTACAACCAATTAGATATTGAGTTCCACAAAGGGCTCAATGTCTTTTTAGGCGAAAACGCCCAAGGAAAAACCAATATTCTAGAATCTATCTATGTTTTAGCCTTAACACGAAGTCATCGAACACGGACAGATAAGGACCTACTACAGTTTCAAGAAAAGGAATTATCTATTTCTGGTTTACTCCATCGCACAAGCGGTAAAGTTCCCCTTGACATTCACTTGACAGATAAGGGGCGAGTGACCAAGGTCAACCATCTCAAACAAGCCAAGCTTTCCAACTATATCGGCCACATGAATGTTGTTCTCTTCGCCCCTGAAGATTTACAGCTGATAAAAGGTGCGCCTGCTTTGAGAAGAAAGTTCATCGATGTCGAGCTCGGGCAAATCAAGCCACTCTATCTCTCTGACCTATCGAATTATAATCACGTTTTAAAACAAAGAAATACTTACCTCAAATCTACAGATAAGATTGATGAGAACTTCCTATCCGTGTTAGATCAGCAACTTGCTGAATATGGTAGTCGTGTTATCCAACATCGTATTGACTTTCTAAAGAAATTAGAGGAATTCGGAAATAGAAAAGTTCAAGAAATATCTGGCAATCGGGAAGAGTTGACAATCGAATACAAAACCTCAATCGAATTGACAGATGATGTCAATTTAATTGACAAATTCTTGACGGAATTGGAAAGGTATCGCAAACGTGATTTATTTAAGAAAAATACAGGAGTTGGACCACATCGAGATGATGTAGCTTTCTTTATAAATGGAATGAATGCCCATTATGGTAGCCAAGGTCAGCACCGCAGTCTCGTTCTGTCACTCAAACTGGCTGAAATTGAGCTGATGAAGGAGGTCACACGAGAATACCCAATTCTACTCTTAGATGATGTTATGAGTGAGCTGGATAATAATCGTCAAATCAAACTACTAGAAACTATTACAGATACGATTCAAACATTTATTACAACGACATCTTTAGACCATTTACATAAGCTACCTGATAATTTAAAAATCTTCCATATTGAGTCTGGTAAGGTTACTGAGTCAGAATAA
- a CDS encoding IMP dehydrogenase: MSNWDTKFLKKGFTFDDVLLIPAESHVLPHDIDLKTQLAPNLTLNLPIISAAMDTVTDSKMAIAMARAGGLGVIHKNMSITEQADEVRKVKRSENGVIIDPFFLTPEHTIAEAEKLMATYRISGVPIVETLENRKLVGIITNRDMRFISDYSQPISTNMTSDELVTAPVGTDLATAEAILHKHRIEKLPLVDENGRLSGLITIKDIEKVIEFPNAAKDEFGRLLVAGAVGVTSDTFERAEALFEAGADAIVIDTAHGHSAGVLRKIKEIREHFPTRTLIAGNIATAEGARALYEAGVDVVKVGIGPGSICTTRVIAGVGVPQVTAIYDAAGVAREYGKTIIADGGIKYSGDIVKALAAGGHAVMLGSMFAGTDEAPGETEIFQGRKFKTYRGMGSIAAMKQGSKDRYFQASVNEANKLVPEGIEGRVAYKGSVADMIFQMVGGLRSGMGYVGAGNLTELHENAQFIEMSGAGLKESHPHDVQITNEAPNYSVQ, encoded by the coding sequence ATGTCAAACTGGGACACTAAATTTTTGAAAAAAGGTTTCACCTTTGATGATGTATTACTTATTCCGGCTGAAAGTCATGTATTGCCACATGATATTGATTTAAAAACACAATTAGCACCTAACTTGACTTTAAACCTTCCGATTATTTCTGCGGCTATGGATACAGTAACGGATAGCAAAATGGCCATTGCTATGGCGCGTGCAGGTGGTTTGGGCGTCATCCATAAGAACATGTCTATTACAGAGCAGGCTGATGAGGTGCGTAAGGTAAAACGTTCTGAAAATGGTGTCATTATCGATCCATTCTTCTTAACACCAGAACACACCATTGCTGAAGCTGAGAAATTGATGGCTACTTATCGTATTTCCGGTGTGCCAATCGTTGAAACATTGGAAAATCGTAAATTGGTTGGTATCATCACCAACCGTGATATGCGTTTCATTTCTGACTATTCGCAGCCAATTTCGACCAACATGACAAGCGATGAATTGGTGACAGCGCCAGTTGGAACAGATCTTGCGACTGCGGAGGCTATTCTTCACAAGCATCGTATTGAAAAATTGCCATTGGTTGATGAAAATGGTCGTTTGTCAGGCTTGATTACCATCAAAGATATTGAGAAAGTGATTGAGTTCCCAAATGCTGCGAAGGATGAATTTGGTCGTCTCTTGGTTGCGGGTGCTGTTGGTGTTACATCTGATACTTTTGAACGTGCAGAAGCCCTTTTTGAAGCGGGTGCAGACGCGATTGTCATCGATACAGCTCACGGTCACTCAGCAGGCGTTCTTCGCAAGATTAAAGAAATTCGTGAACACTTCCCAACTCGTACCTTGATTGCAGGTAATATTGCCACAGCTGAAGGAGCTCGTGCTCTTTATGAAGCTGGTGTTGATGTTGTGAAGGTCGGTATTGGACCAGGTTCAATCTGTACAACACGTGTCATCGCAGGTGTCGGTGTACCACAAGTGACAGCTATCTATGATGCCGCTGGTGTTGCGCGTGAATATGGTAAAACGATTATCGCTGATGGTGGTATCAAATATTCTGGAGATATTGTCAAGGCACTTGCCGCTGGTGGTCATGCCGTTATGCTTGGTTCTATGTTTGCAGGAACTGATGAAGCACCAGGTGAGACAGAAATCTTCCAAGGTCGTAAGTTCAAGACCTATCGCGGTATGGGCTCTATTGCTGCCATGAAACAAGGTTCAAAAGACCGTTACTTCCAAGCATCTGTCAATGAAGCTAACAAGTTGGTTCCAGAAGGAATTGAAGGTCGCGTAGCCTATAAAGGTTCTGTTGCAGATATGATTTTCCAAATGGTTGGTGGACTTCGCTCAGGTATGGGCTATGTAGGTGCTGGTAACTTGACTGAATTGCATGAAAATGCTCAATTCATCGAAATGTCAGGTGCTGGTTTGAAAGAAAGCCATCCACACGATGTTCAAATCACAAACGAAGCTCCAAACTATTCAGTTCAGTAA
- the trpS gene encoding tryptophan--tRNA ligase, with the protein MSKPIILTGDRPTGKLHIGHYVGSLKNRVLLQDAGQHELFVFLADQQALTDHAKEPQKIVESVGNVALDYLAAGLDPAKTTIFIQSQIPELAELTMYYMNLVSVARLERNPTVKTEIAQKGFGEGIPAGFLVYPVSQAADITAFKANFVPVGNDQKPMIEQTREIVRSFNYAYQTDILVEPEGIYPENEAAGRLPGLDGNAKMSKSLGNGIYLADDMDTLKKKVMSMYTDPNHIRVEDPGKIEGNMVFHYLDVFGREEDKAEIEAMKEHYQRGGLGDVKTKRYLLDILERELGPIRERRLEFAQDMGQVYAMLEAGSQKARQVAATTLDQVKDAMGINYFK; encoded by the coding sequence ATGAGTAAACCGATTATCCTAACAGGAGACCGTCCAACAGGCAAATTACATATTGGACATTATGTTGGTTCGTTGAAAAATCGTGTTTTATTACAGGATGCAGGTCAACATGAACTTTTTGTCTTTTTAGCAGACCAACAAGCGTTGACAGATCATGCAAAGGAACCGCAAAAGATTGTTGAATCCGTTGGAAACGTAGCACTAGATTATCTAGCGGCAGGACTTGATCCAGCTAAGACAACGATTTTCATCCAAAGTCAAATTCCTGAATTGGCAGAGCTGACCATGTACTACATGAACTTGGTATCTGTTGCACGTCTAGAACGCAATCCGACTGTAAAAACCGAGATTGCTCAGAAGGGATTTGGCGAAGGAATTCCAGCTGGTTTCTTGGTTTATCCTGTGTCACAAGCGGCGGATATTACAGCCTTCAAGGCAAACTTTGTTCCAGTAGGAAATGACCAGAAACCTATGATTGAGCAGACTCGTGAAATTGTTCGGAGTTTCAACTATGCTTACCAAACCGATATTTTGGTAGAACCGGAAGGGATTTATCCTGAAAATGAAGCAGCTGGTCGCCTACCAGGTCTAGACGGCAACGCTAAAATGTCCAAGTCCCTTGGAAATGGTATTTATCTGGCAGATGACATGGATACGCTCAAGAAAAAAGTCATGTCCATGTACACTGATCCCAACCACATCCGTGTTGAAGACCCAGGTAAGATTGAAGGAAACATGGTTTTCCACTATCTTGACGTTTTTGGTCGCGAAGAAGATAAGGCTGAGATTGAGGCTATGAAGGAGCACTATCAACGTGGTGGTTTGGGTGATGTGAAGACCAAACGTTATTTGCTGGACATTTTAGAGAGAGAATTAGGCCCAATCCGTGAACGCCGTCTGGAGTTTGCACAGGATATGGGACAGGTCTATGCAATGTTGGAAGCAGGTAGCCAAAAAGCTCGCCAAGTTGCTGCGACAACTCTTGACCAAGTAAAGGATGCCATGGGAATCAACTACTTTAAATAA
- a CDS encoding YitT family protein, producing MKERIKDFISVTLGSVVMAIGFNSFFLENNIVSGGVGGLAIALNALLGWSPSDFVLYCNIPLLIICWFFLGKSVFIKTVYGAIIYPLCIKLTAGLPNLTENPLLAAIFGGIILGFGLGLVFLGNSSTGGTGILIQFIHKYTPLSLGLTMAIIDGIIVGLGFVAFDTDTVMYSIIALMTITYIVNRMMSGTQSSRNVMIISQKSEEIKDYITKVADRGVTELPIIGGFTGVDKRMLMTTISIPEMQKLETAVLEIDETAFMVVMPASQVRGRGFSLQKDHKHYDEDILIPM from the coding sequence ATGAAAGAACGTATAAAGGACTTTATCTCTGTCACACTCGGATCAGTTGTCATGGCCATTGGATTTAACAGTTTTTTTCTAGAGAATAATATCGTATCTGGTGGTGTCGGAGGTTTAGCAATCGCACTCAATGCTCTTCTGGGGTGGAGTCCATCTGACTTTGTCCTCTACTGTAACATCCCTTTATTAATCATCTGTTGGTTTTTCTTAGGAAAATCTGTATTTATCAAAACTGTCTATGGAGCTATCATCTATCCTCTTTGCATCAAGTTGACAGCAGGTTTACCCAACTTGACAGAAAATCCTCTCCTAGCTGCTATTTTCGGTGGAATTATCCTAGGTTTTGGACTTGGGCTTGTCTTCCTTGGAAATTCTTCTACTGGTGGAACAGGTATTCTTATTCAATTTATTCACAAGTACACCCCTTTATCATTAGGTCTGACAATGGCTATTATTGATGGTATTATCGTTGGTCTTGGATTTGTTGCCTTCGATACTGATACTGTTATGTACTCGATTATTGCCCTAATGACCATTACTTATATTGTTAACCGCATGATGTCTGGTACCCAATCTTCTCGAAATGTCATGATTATTTCTCAAAAATCAGAAGAAATTAAAGACTATATTACTAAAGTTGCTGATCGCGGTGTAACAGAACTTCCAATTATCGGTGGATTTACAGGGGTTGACAAGCGCATGTTGATGACCACCATCTCTATTCCAGAAATGCAGAAACTGGAGACAGCGGTATTAGAAATTGATGAAACTGCCTTTATGGTTGTTATGCCTGCGAGTCAGGTGCGTGGACGTGGCTTCAGTCTTCAAAAAGACCATAAACATTATGATGAAGATATTTTGATTCCAATGTAA